TATTTGTTAAATCGCCAAATTTAAAAGGATTTTTATGCATTATGTAGAACTATGTTGAATGAAGTCAGCATATAAGATGCGTTATTTACATATCAAAATTCTGGAGGGGTTACAGTGCTAAAAGCTTTATTATCTTCACCCAAAGTGTCGGTTCTGGAACAATCACTTGCAGCAGCTTCGCTCCGCCATAAAGTAATAAGCAATAATATTGCTAATGTTAACACGCCGGGATTTAAAAAGAGTGAAGTAGCTTTTGAAAGCATGCTGCAGTCGGCACTTGGCGGGTCCCAATTACTTATGACCAATACGAATGAAAAACATTTTCAAACTGCGCGTTCGCCGCTTCAAGTTACACCTACAATAAATACGATAACAGATACATCAATGCGAACTGATGGAAATAATGTTGATGTTGA
This sequence is a window from Sporomusaceae bacterium FL31. Protein-coding genes within it:
- a CDS encoding flagellar basal body rod protein FlgB is translated as MLKALLSSPKVSVLEQSLAAASLRHKVISNNIANVNTPGFKKSEVAFESMLQSALGGSQLLMTNTNEKHFQTARSPLQVTPTINTITDTSMRTDGNNVDVDIEMAELAKNNIYYNAVAQQLGQHFSGLKSVINGGRS